From the genome of Acidobacteriota bacterium, one region includes:
- a CDS encoding sulfatase: protein MPCSDTTSVPAGRHRRSVTQRRARRSSAFATRRLAALGAAAGVAAAALGPPERLAAQSPPPNIVIIFADDLGYGDLGAYGHPTIRTPHLDRMAAEGQRWTSFYSQAPVCSPSRAALLTGRIHLRSGMFGRRQGVFFQDSHHGLPAAEITLAEALKEVGYATGIVGKWHLGHQPAYRPLRHGFDSWFGIPYSNDMDWRVPPGRDARRAAILDPSIEYWHVPLMRNDEVLERPADQTTITRRYAEEAVRFIREHRDRPFFLYVPHTMPHVPLFRSEAFAGRSRAGRYGDVIEEIDWGVGRILDTLREEGLAERTLVVFSSDNGPWLSYRQHGGSAGMLRQGKGTTWEGGMRVPGIFWWPGTIPPGVIRDIGATTDLFTTVVPLAGGTVPDDRPLDGVDLSPVLLGRGSSPRDWMAFYRMGELYAYRRGPYKVHLVTEGRYGLGSARATHDPPLLFHLGDDPGEKYDLAPERPDVVADLLAAVEAHRAGMTVAEPLFDARGAR from the coding sequence ATGCCATGCAGTGACACCACGTCGGTACCGGCGGGACGGCATCGTCGCTCGGTCACGCAGCGGCGGGCGCGGCGCTCGAGTGCCTTCGCCACGAGGCGCCTGGCGGCGCTCGGGGCCGCGGCGGGGGTTGCCGCCGCGGCGCTCGGTCCGCCCGAGCGGCTCGCCGCGCAGAGCCCACCGCCCAACATCGTCATCATCTTCGCCGACGACCTCGGGTACGGCGACCTCGGCGCCTACGGGCACCCGACGATCCGCACGCCCCACCTCGACCGCATGGCCGCCGAGGGCCAGCGCTGGACCAGCTTCTACTCGCAGGCCCCGGTCTGCTCGCCGAGCCGGGCGGCCCTGCTGACCGGGCGCATACACCTGCGGAGCGGGATGTTCGGCCGGCGCCAGGGGGTGTTCTTCCAGGACTCGCACCACGGTCTGCCGGCCGCCGAGATCACCCTGGCCGAGGCGTTGAAGGAGGTCGGCTACGCGACCGGCATCGTCGGAAAATGGCACCTCGGCCACCAGCCGGCGTATCGCCCGCTGCGGCACGGTTTCGATTCGTGGTTCGGGATCCCGTATTCGAACGACATGGACTGGCGGGTGCCGCCCGGTCGTGACGCGCGCCGCGCCGCGATTCTCGATCCATCGATCGAATACTGGCACGTGCCGCTCATGCGCAACGACGAGGTGCTGGAGCGGCCGGCCGACCAGACCACGATCACGCGCCGGTACGCGGAGGAGGCGGTGCGGTTCATCCGGGAGCACCGTGACCGGCCGTTCTTCCTCTATGTACCCCACACCATGCCGCACGTTCCCCTGTTCCGCTCCGAGGCGTTCGCCGGCCGGAGCCGCGCGGGGCGCTACGGCGACGTGATCGAGGAGATCGACTGGGGCGTCGGCCGCATCCTCGACACGTTGCGGGAAGAGGGGCTCGCCGAGCGCACGCTGGTCGTCTTCTCCAGCGACAACGGGCCGTGGCTGTCCTACCGGCAGCACGGGGGGAGCGCCGGGATGCTGCGCCAGGGCAAGGGGACCACGTGGGAGGGCGGCATGCGCGTACCGGGCATCTTCTGGTGGCCGGGGACCATCCCGCCGGGGGTGATCAGGGACATCGGCGCCACCACGGACCTTTTCACCACCGTCGTTCCGCTCGCCGGGGGGACGGTGCCGGACGATCGGCCTCTGGACGGAGTCGACCTCTCGCCGGTGCTCCTCGGGCGGGGTTCGAGCCCGCGCGACTGGATGGCGTTCTACCGCATGGGAGAGCTCTACGCCTACCGCCGGGGGCCGTACAAGGTGCACCTGGTGACCGAGGGGCGCTACGGCCTGGGCTCCGCGCGCGCCACGCACGATCCGCCGCTGCTCTTCCATCTCGGCGACGATCCGGGAGAGAAGTACGACCTGGCGCCGGAGCGTCCCGACGTGGTGGCCGATCTGCTGGCCGCGGTCGAGGCTCACCGCGCCGGGATGACCGTCGCCGAGCCGCTGTTCGACGCGCGGGGCGCGCGATGA
- a CDS encoding TetR/AcrR family transcriptional regulator, with translation MAMDTRERILDVAERLFGERGFPATPLRDITTEAGVNVASVNYHFGSKEALLAEVLERRLKPINARRLELLDAVEAQAGDGPPELEAVIRAFLSPPFHSQRAWGDKGRNFLRLVGRIHGETNEEFRATFVKQFDAVLERFTAALHRARPELDEADLSWRMLFMVGSMAFTMSWGPELRARGRGGGRDPEDVLESLVLYAAAGMAAPAPLGVPAVAATAR, from the coding sequence ATGGCAATGGACACCCGGGAGCGCATTCTCGACGTCGCCGAGCGGCTGTTCGGCGAGCGCGGGTTCCCGGCGACCCCGCTGCGCGACATCACCACGGAGGCCGGGGTCAACGTCGCGTCGGTGAACTACCACTTCGGCTCGAAGGAAGCGCTGCTGGCGGAGGTGCTCGAGAGGCGTCTGAAGCCCATCAACGCACGCCGCCTGGAGCTGCTCGACGCCGTGGAGGCGCAGGCCGGGGACGGACCTCCGGAGCTCGAAGCCGTCATCCGGGCGTTCCTGTCGCCCCCGTTCCACAGCCAGCGCGCGTGGGGCGACAAGGGCCGGAACTTCCTGCGGCTGGTGGGCCGGATCCACGGCGAGACCAACGAGGAGTTCCGCGCGACCTTCGTCAAGCAGTTCGACGCGGTGCTGGAGCGGTTCACGGCCGCTCTTCACCGCGCGCGGCCGGAACTCGATGAAGCGGATCTGAGCTGGCGGATGCTGTTCATGGTCGGGTCGATGGCGTTCACGATGTCCTGGGGGCCCGAGCTCCGGGCGCGCGGGCGGGGCGGAGGGCGCGATCCGGAAGATGTGCTGGAGTCGCTCGTGCTGTACGCCGCCGCCGGAATGGCGGCGCCGGCGCCGCTCGGCGTGCCGGCCGTGGCGGCCACCGCACGATGA